One part of the Amaranthus tricolor cultivar Red isolate AtriRed21 chromosome 16, ASM2621246v1, whole genome shotgun sequence genome encodes these proteins:
- the LOC130802290 gene encoding 50S ribosomal protein HLP, mitochondrial isoform X2: MAANLTSNLSRGGRSLLSGLINGNGSSLLRPTCETTRNHLHAQQQRTFIQMRTKLNVVDNSGAKQVMCIQALRGKKGARLGDIIVASVKEARPGGKVKKGDVVRAVIVRAAMQRGRCDGSEVKFDDNAVVILNKQGEPIGTRVFGPVPHELRQKKHLKILTMAEHLA, translated from the exons ATGGCGGCTAATCTGACGTCCAACTTATCACGAG GCGGTCGATCTCTACTAAGTGGTCTTATCAATGGTAATGGCTCTAGTTTACTGAGACCTACATGTGAAACTACAAGAAACCATCTCCATGCTCAG CAGCAAAGGACTTTCATACAGATGAGAACAAAGCTCAATGTGGTTGATAACTCTGGAGCTAAACAAGTAATGTGTATACAAGCATTAAGAGGAAAGAAAGGGGCAAGGTTAGGAGATATTATAGTGGCTTCTGTGAAAGAAGCTCGTCCAGGGGGAAAAGTAAAGAAAGGGGATGTTGTACGAGCTGTCATTGTGCGAGCTGCCATGCAACGAGGCCGTTGTGATGGGAGTGAAGTCAAATTTGATGATAACGCGGTTGTTATTCTTAACAAGCAAGGCGAACCAATTGGAACCCGAGTGTTTGGCCCGGTCCCTCACGAACTACGTCAGAAAAAGCATCTCAAGATTCTTACAATGGCTGAACATCTTGCTTGA
- the LOC130803317 gene encoding uncharacterized protein LOC130803317, producing MGKGLDNRHNGVGILVSNDILKQLVEVRRSNDRIMLVRIVVGEESYPLLVRTGPKLGLMSRDADNYNSVHGGFGLQARNESGENLLEFALAKELVRTNLIFRKKEEHLITYKSGEHATQVDYFLVRKGDRPSCLDCKVVLGIEMPTKHKLLVPIFRMRKKIVEKKVESRGKIMWGRLKENMVTTLSRKISLLGFPSQSENANEM from the exons ATGGGTAAAG GACTGGACAACAGACATAACGGGGTTGGCATCCTAGTGTCTAACGATATTCTAAAGCAATTGGTTGAAGTAAGGAGGTCTAATGACAGGATAATGCTAGTTAGGATAGTAGTGGGGGAAGAGTCATATCCATTGTTAGTACGTACGGGCCCCAAGTTGGGCTTGATGAGCAG AGACGCAGACAACTATAATTCGGTACATGGTGGATTTGGTTTGCAGGCAAGGAATGAGAGTGGGGAGAATTTGTTGGAATTTGCGCTAGCAAAAGAATTGGTTAGAACAAACTTGATCTTTAGGAAGAAAGAAGAGCATTTGATCACATATAAGAGCGGCGAGCATGCAACCCAAGTTGATTATTTCTTAGTGCGCAAGGGAGATCGACCCTCATGCTTGGATTGTAAGGTGGTGTTGGGTATAGAGATGCCCACCAAACACAAGCTTTTAGTACCGATTttcaggatgaggaagaaaatcgTAGAGAAGAAGGTCGAGTCCAGGGGAAAGATCATGTGGGGGAGACTCAAAGAGAATATGGTCACAACCCTGTCAAGAAAGATAAGTTTATTGGGCTTTCCAAGTCAGTCAGAGAATGCGAATGAAATGTGA
- the LOC130802290 gene encoding 50S ribosomal protein HLP, mitochondrial isoform X1 — protein sequence MAANLTSNLSRGGRSLLSGLINGNGSSLLRPTCETTRNHLHAQLQQQRTFIQMRTKLNVVDNSGAKQVMCIQALRGKKGARLGDIIVASVKEARPGGKVKKGDVVRAVIVRAAMQRGRCDGSEVKFDDNAVVILNKQGEPIGTRVFGPVPHELRQKKHLKILTMAEHLA from the exons ATGGCGGCTAATCTGACGTCCAACTTATCACGAG GCGGTCGATCTCTACTAAGTGGTCTTATCAATGGTAATGGCTCTAGTTTACTGAGACCTACATGTGAAACTACAAGAAACCATCTCCATGCTCAG TTGCAGCAGCAAAGGACTTTCATACAGATGAGAACAAAGCTCAATGTGGTTGATAACTCTGGAGCTAAACAAGTAATGTGTATACAAGCATTAAGAGGAAAGAAAGGGGCAAGGTTAGGAGATATTATAGTGGCTTCTGTGAAAGAAGCTCGTCCAGGGGGAAAAGTAAAGAAAGGGGATGTTGTACGAGCTGTCATTGTGCGAGCTGCCATGCAACGAGGCCGTTGTGATGGGAGTGAAGTCAAATTTGATGATAACGCGGTTGTTATTCTTAACAAGCAAGGCGAACCAATTGGAACCCGAGTGTTTGGCCCGGTCCCTCACGAACTACGTCAGAAAAAGCATCTCAAGATTCTTACAATGGCTGAACATCTTGCTTGA
- the LOC130802288 gene encoding uncharacterized protein LOC130802288 isoform X1: MITIFCQPQKNVTASCQQVTPFPPDNHTTSYNPKRHRFIDLTRSSSLLHTHYKSCLCSPISLSPFLPHSLPYFYFSPFFLRRFNKRKKKMNRWEIQQNSMVVGCCEEMRGPVAVSLSDRKGSGSGSVIVCPKPKRVGFLASNLTMSLRWQRSQKAEVYDSKARAELLDMILRKQEGHGDGKHIAKEIASSPPFFCGSPPSRVSNPIVQDAQFGDENLSPLSTLQLASSPSTTASPSPSPSAMKSGGVRMKFGLKSPTVRVEGFDCLSRDRQNSSITATA; this comes from the exons ATGATAACAATATTTTGTCAACCACAAAAAAACGTGACAGCAAGTTGCCAACAAGTCACACCCTTTCCTCCCGACAATCATACGACGTCGTATAACCCTAAACGCCACCGCTTCATCGACTTAACTAGGTCATCTTCTTTACTTCATACCCACTATAAATCATGTCTTTGCTCCCCAATTTCTCTTTCGCCCTTTCTTCCTCATTCTCTCCCCTACTTTtatttttctcccttctttcTAAG gcgtttcaacaaaaggaaaaagaaaatgaatagGTGGGAAATTCAACAAAATTCCATGGTGGTAGGTTGTTGTGAAGAGATGAGGGGCCCTGTTGCAGTTTCGTTATCGGATCGTAAAGGTTCGGGTTCGGGTTCGGTCATTGTTTGCCCTAAACCTAAACGAGTCGGGTTTTTAGCTAGTAATCTTACCATGTCCTTAAGATGGCAACGAAG CCAAAAAGCAGAAGTATATGATTCAAAAGCTCGAGCAGAGCTTCTAGACATGATTCTTAGAAAG CAGGAAGGTCATGGTGATGGAAAACACATAGCAAAAGAGATTGCATCATCACCCCCATTTTTTTGTGGATCACCACCAAGTAGAGTATCTAATCCAATAGTTCAGGACGCCCAATTTGGGGATGAAAATTTATCTCCATTATCGACTTTACAACTCGCATCGTCTCCTTCGACTACTGCATCGCCTTCACCCTCACCATCGGCTATGAAATCCGGTGGTGTTAGGATGAAGTTTGGTCTCAAGTCGCCCACAGTTAGAGTAGAAGGTTTTGATTGCCTTAGCAGGGATCGCCAGAATTCGAGCATCACTGCTACGGCTTAG
- the LOC130802288 gene encoding uncharacterized protein LOC130802288 isoform X2: protein MITIFCQPQKNVTASCQQVTPFPPDNHTTSYNPKRHRFIDLTRSSSLLHTHYKSCLCSPISLSPFLPHSLPYFYFSPFFLRRFNKRKKKMNRWEIQQNSMVVGCCEEMRGPVAVSLSDRKGSGSGSVIVCPKPKRVGFLASNLTMSLRWQRSQKAEVYDSKARAELLDMILRKEGHGDGKHIAKEIASSPPFFCGSPPSRVSNPIVQDAQFGDENLSPLSTLQLASSPSTTASPSPSPSAMKSGGVRMKFGLKSPTVRVEGFDCLSRDRQNSSITATA from the exons ATGATAACAATATTTTGTCAACCACAAAAAAACGTGACAGCAAGTTGCCAACAAGTCACACCCTTTCCTCCCGACAATCATACGACGTCGTATAACCCTAAACGCCACCGCTTCATCGACTTAACTAGGTCATCTTCTTTACTTCATACCCACTATAAATCATGTCTTTGCTCCCCAATTTCTCTTTCGCCCTTTCTTCCTCATTCTCTCCCCTACTTTtatttttctcccttctttcTAAG gcgtttcaacaaaaggaaaaagaaaatgaatagGTGGGAAATTCAACAAAATTCCATGGTGGTAGGTTGTTGTGAAGAGATGAGGGGCCCTGTTGCAGTTTCGTTATCGGATCGTAAAGGTTCGGGTTCGGGTTCGGTCATTGTTTGCCCTAAACCTAAACGAGTCGGGTTTTTAGCTAGTAATCTTACCATGTCCTTAAGATGGCAACGAAG CCAAAAAGCAGAAGTATATGATTCAAAAGCTCGAGCAGAGCTTCTAGACATGATTCTTAGAAAG GAAGGTCATGGTGATGGAAAACACATAGCAAAAGAGATTGCATCATCACCCCCATTTTTTTGTGGATCACCACCAAGTAGAGTATCTAATCCAATAGTTCAGGACGCCCAATTTGGGGATGAAAATTTATCTCCATTATCGACTTTACAACTCGCATCGTCTCCTTCGACTACTGCATCGCCTTCACCCTCACCATCGGCTATGAAATCCGGTGGTGTTAGGATGAAGTTTGGTCTCAAGTCGCCCACAGTTAGAGTAGAAGGTTTTGATTGCCTTAGCAGGGATCGCCAGAATTCGAGCATCACTGCTACGGCTTAG